The DNA sequence GAAAAAATAATTGATAAAATTTTAAAGGATAATCCGGATATCGAAGTAGAAGAGCTTATCAAGGATACTTTAAAAAAACTATAAACGTTGAAAGTGTTAAGGTATATTCGTGACTATTTGCTATTGGCAACCATATTTTGTTTAAGTGGTAGTGTTTTATTTGCTCAAGAAAATGATGATGAACAAGTTTTGCAATTGGATGACCCTGTAAAATATGAGGCGTATTATGATTATAAAAGTGGAAATTACATATTATATCCCAAGCTGGGAGGTGTAGTTGTCGGTACTCCGATAACTATGACAGCCGAGGACTATACTAAATATGTAATGCAACAAAAGTTTGATGAATATTACAAAGAACGTTCACGTTTACAAGATGAAATAGGAAGAGCGAAAAAAGAAGGAAGAGAAGTAGAAAAAAAAGGTTTTATTCCGGGAATTACGGTTAAATCCAAATTATTTGAGCAAATATTCGGAGGTAATAAAATTGAACTAAAACCTTCAGGATTTGCATCCTTTGATTTAGGAATATTGCATCAAAAAATAGACAATCCGCAAATTTTACCACAAAACAGAAAGAACTTTACCATCGATTTAAGGCAAAGAATACAAATGAGTCTTATAGGAAATGTTGGTAATAATGTACATTTAGGGGTAAACTATGATACTCAGGCAGGTTTCAACTTCGAAAATAAATTAAATTTAGCATGGATTCCGGGCTCGGGAAGTGGGGCGAACTTACCCAATGGGACAAGCGGTGGAGAGGATAATATAATTAAGAAAATCGAATTTGGTAATGTAAATATGCCCCTAAGCACCAGTTTAATTACAGGCGCTGAATCACTTTTTGGAATCAAAGGGGAATTTCAATTCGGGAGAACATTTTTGACTACCGTATTTTCAGAACAACAATCCGAAGCACGAAATATAACAGTTCAAGGAGGAGGAGTAATTAATACATTTAAAATTAAAGCAATTGATTACGATGAAAATCAACATTATTTCTTAACGCACTATTTCAGAAACAATTACGATAAAGCTCTGGAGAATTATCCGGTAATTGGTTCAACCATTAATATCACTAAGATGGAAGTGTGGAGAATCGATTTAGGAAACTCAAACCTTCAAGAGCAGCATCCCGTTATAGCATTAAGAGACTTAGGAGAAAGTACCACGGGACAACTTCCCGATAATTCAAATTTAAATTTATATAGTACCATTTCAAATTTATCTGGAATCAGGGACGCTTCCACAGCATACAATAGCGTGAATGGTGTTTCTTTACCGGTTGTACCCACCTCAAGTTCTTCAGCAACTATGAAGAATTATGAAAGTGGAAAAGAATTTGTTGTTCATAAAAGAGTAAAAAAACTTTCTGAATCAGAATATACTTATAATCCACAATTAGGATATATATCATTAAATCAAAAACTAAATAATGATCAACTTTTAGCGGTAGCATTTCAATATACAGATTCTAAAAATCCGGGCAAAATATATAAAGTTGGGGAATTTTCCAATGAAGTTACCGGAGTATTGATCTTAAAATTGCTAAAACCTAATCAAATCGTCTCTCCCGAATCACCTATGTGGGATTTAATGATGAAAAACATCTATTCAATGGATGCATCTCAAATTTCTCCTGATGGTTTTATGGTTAATGTTATGTACCAAGACGCCTCTCAAGGGAAAATCAATTATTTACCGGATCCCAATGTAAGAAATTTACAGTTATTGCAATTATTAAATTGGGACAGGTTAAATCAAAATAACGATGCTACCGGTACAGGTAAAGGAGATGGTATATTTGACTTTGTAGAAGGAATTACCATAAACTCAGAGAAAGGTAAATTGATATTTACTAAAGTAGAACCATTCGGGGAATTCTTAAAAAGTAAACCAGTAGACGAAAAATTTATATTTGAAAATTTATACAAAAATCTAAAAGGAGGTAATATAGTCACATCAGATCCTCTAGCTAATCGATACACCATTGAAGGTAGATTCAAAGGAAGTATAGGTAACGGCATATCCCTGGGAGCATTTAACGTTCCGAGAGGGTCAGTTAAAGTTACGGCAAATGGTCAAACATTAAATGAAGGAATTGATTATGTAGTGGACTACCAAATGGGAATGGTAACCATTATTAATGAAACCTACAAAAATTCAGGTGTTCCAATCAATATAAGCCTGGAGAATCAATTTGCATTCAATATGCAGAAAAAAAGGTTCATGGGATTAAATGTGGAACATAAATTCAGTGATGAATTTATAGTGGGAGCGACCTTTCTTAATTATAAAGAAAGACCGTTAACGCAAAAAGTACAATTTGGTTCTGAACCGGTTAATAATTCAATGATCGGATTTAATATGATGCTGAATAAAGAATTTCCTTTTTTAACAAAGCTTACCAACTGGATTCCGGGAATTAAAACGGAAGCAGAATCCAATGTAAGTTTTAAAGTAGAAGGAGCAGCTTTATTACCGGGTGAAAATAAAACAATAAATGATAACTCTTACATTGATGATTTTGAAACAACTGCATCAAAAATAAGTCTTAAAGAACCCGGCTATTGGGGAATCGCAAGTAAACCCGAAAAAGGTGGATTTGGTAATACTTATATGAATGATATAAGAAATGGCGATGGAAGGGCATTGATTAGTTGGTATAATATTGACCCTAGATTTTTTGGAATTGGTGGAGGTCAACCGGCGGGTATAGATAATAATGCATTATCCTTACACTTACAACGAAGAGTTAAATATCAAGAAATATTCACGGATAGAGATTACATTGCCGGAGAACAATTATACATGAATACGTTTGATGTATCTTTTTATCCCAAAGAAAGAGGGCCGTATAATTTTAATACACGTAATGAAGATCCTGAATCAGAACGATGGGGAGGTTTAATGAGACCCATATCGGTAACAAATTTTGCTGAAGCGAATATAGAATATCTTGAATTTTGGATGATGGACCCGTATGCTGACAGTAAAACACCGGGATCTAATCCGTTAGGAAATAAGCCTGAACTAATTCTTCAGTTAGGAAATGTGTCTGAAGATGTGTTAAAGGACGGCTTTATGCAATATGAAAATGGTATCACTGACGATATAAGTCAAATGACAACCACTAATATTGGGAAACAACCTAAAAATTATCCGTTAGTATATGCTTTTGATACAGAAGGAGAAGCCAGGAGAAAACAAGACGTTGGATATGACGGATTAACAAGTTTTGAAGAAGCAGATTACTATAAAAATAAAGGATACGATATAGGCAGTAACGCCAATTATGTAAATCCTATAACGGGTGAAGTTGACCCGTCTGCAGATGATTACGTATTTTATTTACATGGCGCCTGGGATTCATCTAATGAAAAAAATTCAATCATAGGAAGATATAAATATTACAGGAATTTAGAAGGCAACTCACCTTCAAATTCTATGGACGCTTCTTCAGCATCTCCGGATACAGAAGACTTGAATAAAGATTTTAACTTAGATGAAACAGAAAATTATACACAATATCGTCTTTCTTTACTAGATTCCGATTTAAGAAATAATCAAAATCCATTGGTTGTTGATAAAAAAGAGGTTGAAGTATCACTACCCAACGGAAAAAAAGGAAATACAACTTGGTATTTGGTTCGAATTCCCGTGAGTGCATATGAATTTGGTTCCGCTGAAATTTTAAACAACGTACGATATATACGTATGTTAATGAAAGGATTTTCCAATACTGCAACGTTACGTTTTGCAACTCTAGATTTAGTTAGAAGTGATTGGAGAAAATACGAAAAAAATATTTCCTCAGTTAGTGGAGAAAGCAAACAAGATACAGACGAAGGAAATGCAACCCTATTACCGGTATCAAATGTCATCATCAGCGCTGTTAACTTAGAAGAAAATTCTACATCGCGACCACCATATGTATTGCCTCCGGGAATAAGCAGAGAAATTTTAGGTAATACTACCGGAACGCAAATGCAAAATGAATCCTCATTAAAGTTAGAAATAAAAGATTTAAAAAATTCAGAACCTAGAGGTATTTATAAAAATATTGCATTAGACATGAGACGTTACAAAACATTAAAAATGTTTGTACACGCTGAAAATATGCAAGATGCCTCAAGTAATATTGTAGATAAAGAAGCTAAGTTTTTCATCCGTATCGGTAGTGATTTGTCAGATAATTACTATGAATATGAATTCCCATTAAAATACACTCCGAATACTGCTACGTCTGCTATTGATATATGGCCGATTGAAAATACGATTGAATTAAAATTAAAAGATTTAGTAGCTGCAAAAAATGAAAAAGATAAGAATAACTTATATAATAGTACTGTTCGATATCGTAGTTATGTAACTGGTAGTGATGATAAAATCATCTATGTTAAAGGTAGACCTTCCATAGGAAATGTTAATTCCATAATGATGGGGGTACGAAATACTTCCAGCATAGACAAGCATGTAGTTTTATGGCTGGATGAACTTCGTTTATCTGATATTGATAACGAAGGAGGATATGCAGCCAATGCAAGTATTAATTTTAATTTGGCTGATTTTGCTCAAGTATCCGCATCCGGAACGTATCAATCGGTTGGTTTTGGAGCAATCGATAGTAAACCGAGTGAAAGAAGCCAAGACGAAACCAAACAATATATGGTAAGTGCTGCCGTAAATGTAGATAGAGTTCTTCCGGATAAATGGGGAATGAAAATACCGGTTAGCATTAGTATGTCTGAAACATTTATAGATCCAAAATATAATCCGTTGGATAATGATGTGAAGTTAAAAAATGATCCAAGAAAAAATGAACTTAAAAAAGTGGTGAGAAGCTATTCCTCACAAAAAAATATTTCTATTTCGAATTTAAGAAAAGACAGAACCACCGGTAAAACACCTAGATTTTATGATGTAGAAAACTTATCGGCTTCTTTTTCTTATTCCACGGATTATTTTAGAGATATATATACAACTTATAACATATACCAAAATTTACAAGCCTATATTGATTATAACTTCTCGCCTAAAGGTGTTTATTATCAACCATTTAAAAAAATGAGAGCGGTGCAAGATACCAGCCGATTTGCTAAATATTTAAAATGGTTAAAAGAAGTTAACTTTAATCCGGTTCCTTCTCGTTTATCTTTTAAAGCTGATATTGCGAGAACCTATAATGAATTCCAATACAGAGATATCAATGCTTATCTCAATAATAATCCTAACAGTTATACTCCTATTTTTGCCAATAATTTCTTGTTCGGTTGGCAATACAATATAGGATTTAATCTAACACGTTCGCTTAAATTAGATTTCTCTTCAGGAACAAGAACCATATTAGATGATATAGGAAACGGAGTACCGGATGACGGAATGATCTGGAATGGATTGTTTACTGCAGGAAGACCTATCAATTTTAATCAAAGATTCCAATTAAATTATAGAGTACCTATACATTTACTTCCTTATTTAGATTTCACGTCTATAGAAGTTGGATATACAGGTCAATACGATTGGCAGGCCGGTTCTAATTTCCAAACTTCATACGATCCTGCAAATGCCGATCCAAGAAAAAGAAGTTTGGGAAATACTGCACAAAATGCTCAAACTATAACAGTCATAGGAAATGTTGATTTCAGTAAATTCTATAATTATTTTTCAAACTATAAAAAATTTGAAGAAAAAAAACGTAAGAGACAAAGAGAAATAGATTCTTTAAATAGGGCTTATGAAACAAATTTTGCCTTAAAAAAACCTAAATCCTTTAAAAAATATACTATTAAAAATAAGTATAAGGCTACGGATTATTTATGGATGATTGCAAGTAGTTTTAAAAGAGGTCAAATTCAGGTAAACGAAAATAAAGGAACAATTTTGCCGGGATTCTTGCCTGAACCAAGTTTTTTTGGAGTTGGTAGATATGCCGGTTCAACAAGTGGTCCTACATTCGGATTTTTATTTGGTTCTCAATTCGATTTAAGGAATAAAGCAGTAACAGAAGGTTGGGTTTCGTTAAATGAATATATGACCAGTCCATATGTGAAAACAAATAATTCGCAATTGTCAGCTACCCTTCAATTAGAACCGATTAACCATTTACAAATTGATTTAAATATCATGCGTAATCATCAAAAGACATTATCTCATTCAGGGTTTAATTCTATAGATCCATTGACAGGACAAATTGCTAATACATTCGTCAATCGATCTGCAATGTTCAGTTCTTCAATTATATCTTTTGCGACTGCATTCAAATCAGGAGATTATGTATATAATAAAATGATTAGCAACTCAATGATTTTATCACAAAGAGTGGCTGCAAAACAAGGGCAACCTTTAATCGATACCAATAATGACGGATATGTAGATGGTTATGGGTTAACCAATTCAGAAGTTTTATTACCTTCATTTGTATCTGCATTTTCAGGAAGAAGTGCAGGAAGTCAAAAGTTAGGTTATAAACGCAGTATGCCGGTTCCAAACTGGAAAATTACCTATGGAGGATTAAAAAACATTCCATTTATTAATTATTGGTTCAAAGAATTTAGAATTAATCATAGTTATATTTCAAACTATACCGTTAATGGGGTACAAACCAATCCCGATTATTATTTAGCACAAAACGATTCGACAGCACCTGAACGAGATTTAAACGGGAACAGATACAACTATTACACCTACGGAACAGTAGTCATGTCTGAAGGGTTCAGTCCACTTGCAGGAGTAGATGTCACTATGAGAAATAATATCCAAATTAGAATAGCTTACAATAAAGATAGAATCTATTCTTTAGGATTAACAAATTACACCCTACAAGAAGATTATGGCAATGAAGTAGTTTTCGGTCTGGGATATATTGTAAAAGATGTTAAGTTAAAATTGCGTTATCGAGGAGCTACTAAACCGGTAACGGGCGATTTAAATATTAGAGGAGACGTTTCAATTAGAGATAACAAAACCACCATTAGACGATTGGTAGAGTTAGATTCTCAAGTAACGGGTGGACAAAATTTAGTTTCATTGAAATTTTCAACAGATTATAACTTTACTAAGAATTTTAATCTTAAATTCTTCTATGAGCAAATGATTACTAAATACAAGGTTTCAACTGCATATCCGCTTTCAACGATAAGAGCGGGATTAAGTGCTACATTTACTTTTGGAAATTAATTATATAGGTAAAGATAAAATATTGATATGAAGACTCCATCGGATTTACTTTATAGTTCTAAACATATTTGGATAAAAATTGAAGGTAACACAGCACTTATCGGTATAACTGATTACGCACAACAACAATTGGGAGATATTATTTATATAGATGTAAATAGCATCGGTAATCAACTAAAGTTAGATGAAATTTTTGGAACTGTGGAAGCTATAAAGACCGTATCAGACCTTTTAATGCCTCTTGATGGAAAAGTGCTTGAAATGAATCTTGAGCTTGAAAATTTGCCGACATTAGTAAACACCGATCCTTATGGAAAAGGTTGGATTATAAAAGTTCAAATACAAAATAATACTTTACTAGATCAACTATTGAATGCTGAAGACTATAAAAAACTGCTTACTTAAACAGTATAAAAAAGTACGTATTATACTTTTCTTATATTTTGGGATATTGACATGGTTATTATTACGAGCCCCCCAAGGAAATAAAAATTTATTAAACTATTTTCCTCATTTCAGTGATAAGTTAATCCATACCCTAACATTTTTAGGATTAGCTTTTTTAGCTAAAATTTCATTTCCTAAAAAAAATCAATTGCTAATAATAGGAATAGGTACTCTCTATGGAATTTTGATTGAATTTTTACAAGAATATATGAAATTGGGAAGAACCTTTGAATATTCTGATATGGTGGCGGATTTTATAGGTTGTATAATTGGTTATTATATGGCAAAAAAAATGATTGAAATATTATAAGCTATTTTTTTACTTGAAATCAATGATTATTCGAAAATATAATTTCAATTAAAGTTAAAATTTCATTAATCAAAAGAAATTTTAGAAATTTAAAAATACACCCGTTCGCAACATATCGCAGATTTACTTCTAAATTAGATAAAATAAAAATATTTTGCATTTAAATTTTATAATAAAATACTCTTAAAATTTAAGATAAGTGTAAAAACTAAGTATGAAAAGCATTTTTTTATTCTTATAAAAAATAAAAAATAAAATTAGAGTTTATTGATAAAATTGTGTAAATTAGCACGTTGAGATTGTTATTATACTTCCTTCTACTTTTTAATTTGAATAGCTAGTTTTTAGTCTGATTTCTTCTCAATTAATTTTTTACCAATTTTTTAAAATTTTTATATGAACATTTTTATTTCAAACCTGAATTACAGGTTGACCAACGAAGATTTACATGACTTATTTTCAGAGTACGGAGAAGTTGAATCAGCAAAAATAATACAAGATCGTGAAACCGGAAGATCCAGAGGTTTTGGATTTGTTGAAATGGCAGATGCAGAAGCTAAAACGGCAATTCAGGAATTAAATCAAAAAGAATTTGACGGTAAAGTTATTAATGTCTCAGAAGCTAGACCAAGAGATGAAAAACCAAGAAATAACTTTAGAAGAAGTTATTAATTATGGGTTTACTAATTAATAAGTAAAATAAAAAACGACTGAATAGAATTCAGTCGTTTTTTGTTTACAGGTCAATGTAAATAATTTTTATAATTTAAAATCAAATCCCAAATAAAACATTGAAGATACAATAGGAGCATAAATTAAAGAAGTATCGAAATAAGAACCAAAAGGGTTTTCCGGATTTATAATAGGATTTTTTTGTTTATAGCCTCCCAAATTTTCCACTCCTAGATAAGATCTAAACTTATCTGTAAAATATCTGGATAGTTGAGCATTCATTAAAGTATAATTAGGCGAAAACGATTTTCGCTGATATTCTATCGGATTTTTAGAGGTGTCCGGAAGTCTTTGTTTTCCTATATATTGCAATGTAAAGTCCAATGCCCATTTACTTTTGTTTTCAGTTTCTAGAGTAGAATATGATATAGAAAATAAGCCTCTGTTTTTAGAAGTAAAGGGAACTTGTCGCCTGCCATCCAAATAATCGGCTTTAATATCATACCATTTATAAGCAAAATGCAATTCCAGATTGGAAATAGGAATAATATCCCATACTGCCTGAAAAGTATTTGAAAAAGATTTTCCATCTAAATTATAAAACCAAAGCGCTTGAGACGATCGATCCAAGTCTATAAGAACTTGTTTTTTAAAATCCGTTCGGTAAAAATCGATCGTAAACGTATTCTTGATAGCTCCAATTTTAAAATCCTGAATTATACTACCTCCATAGTTCCATGCAATTTCATGTTTTAAACCATAAATATCGCCATGGTTTGATTGAATATGTACCTTACGAGACGAAGCAAAATACTGCATATTTTCAGAAAATATATTGGCTGTTCTCATGCCTTTTCCCGCAGCTAATCGAAGGGTTGTTTTAGGCAAGAAAGAATATTTAATATTAATTCTTGGTAACACTTGGTTTCCCGCCAAATTGTGAAAATCAGTTCTGGCGCCCAATACTAAAGTTACATTTTTAATTGCAGTAGTAGTATATTCGGCAAAAATCCCGGGTACATTTTCAGTTCTTTTATAATTGGAATTTTCAAAATCCTCATTGAAAGCATCATGAAGATAACTTGCACCTAAGGTATATTTGTGATTCGTGTTACCAATGATACTCTCAAATAATAAATTGGTAAAAAATGAATTTTCATTACCATTATATACCCTTTGACCGAAATAACTATCAATAGTATGATGAATAAATTTAGTTTGTAAACCTATGCTTTGATAAGGTTTAGTAAGAAAGACAAATCCGGTTTTATTCCAGATTTCAAAATGTGTATTTTCAATACCTAGTCCATAATGATTTTGAGTCAAACGGTCTGTTGATTCTCTGAATTTTTTTTGACCTCCGATTTGTTTATCATAAAGCGCCTGAATACCTATTTGAGAACCCCATCCGTTTTTTTTAATACCGTCATAATGGATGATATCCATTACATTTAGTTGTTTGGAAAGAGGACTATCAAGATATCCGTCATGATTCATATCTTCTTTAGCAAACCTTCCGCTCAAATGAGTTAATGTGGTATTACTCCAATTATTGGAAATAGAAGATGCATTGACAACATTAAATTCCAAACGAGCATTTTGATTTGCAAAAAAATTGATAGTGGTAAAATTTTTATCTTTATACTTCATCAATTCAGTATTTATTTGACCGGTTATAGCCTCGTAGCCATTAGTAACAGTGCTGCCTCCTTTGGTAAGTTGAATACTGTTTATCCATGTGCCGGGTATAAAATTTATTCCACTGGCGGTGGACAATCCTCTTACCTCCGGCATATTATCAACGGTTAAGGAAGTATATTTTTGATCTAATCCTAACATTTTAATCTGTTTTGAACCCGTTACTGCATTGGTTGTAGAAATATCCACAGTAGGATTTGTTTCAAAACTTTCAGCCAAATTACAACAGGCGGCTTTCAACAATTCCGTTTTATTAATTGTATAGGTAAGAGCAGCAGAATTGGCTTTTATACTTACCGCCTTGGCTCTTTGTCGGACAACAACCTCATCCAATACTTTCTCTGAAGAAGAAGGTTTGGGTTCTAAAAAAATATCTAGGGGATGATCAACATCATCAATTTTAATTTCTTGAGAAATAAAGCCGTCCTTTGCAGCTTCAATAGTATAGAGACCGTCGTGGTACATCAGCTCAAAATTGCCTAAGCTGTCAGTAACAGTTTTCATGATCGGGTGTTCTTTCCAATTTACATCAGCTCCCCGAACGGGTATATTTTCTCCATTTTCCAAAGTAGTTAGTATACGACCTTTTAATGTTTTATGCTGGGCTACAGCCAATAGACCGTAAACGAGCAAAAACATACTTATATATTTTTTCATTTTTTGTTATTTAGTTATAAAAAATTGATTTTTAAACCGGCATTACTGAATGTTGATTATATACAATAATGCATCTTATCCTATCTTATATAAAATAGAATAAACTGAACCATGAAAAAATATACGTTATCCGTAGTAGGTATAACGACAATAAAATTTATATAATTGATAAACAGGGGGAGGAGGGTTACAATAAAGTTGTGCTATACCCTCTTGTTGAGAAGATGCCCAATTAAATAGATTCCAATTTACATTGGGAATAATTCCCAGAACTGTAAAAATTAAATGTTGAAAATTGGAATCAAATGAAAAAAAGCTATTTTCGTTCGATTTTATTAGGACGTCCTTACAGCAAAAATCTCTTTCAAAAGAAGGATAATCCTTTTTCTCAGAATGTTTTAATTCGTTGGAAAATTTTTTGAAATTAATGGTATAGCCAATATTTTCTCCGTGACACCAATTTTGGTATATGAAGAGATTAAGATTTGCAAATAAAACCAAGCAAATCAAAAGTATAGACTGAATTAATTTCATCAAGTAAAGATAAAAAAATTATTTGGATTGGCCGGTTGAAATTAATTGCATGATATAAAAATCAATGATACTAATGCTTAAAATGACGTATTCCCGTAAATATCATAGGAATATTGTATTCATTACAAGCCTCAATGCTTTCTTTATCACGTATGGAACCTCCGGGCTGAATAATAGCAGTTATACCATTCTTTGCGGCGGTATCTACTACATCTCGAAAGGGAAAGAATGCATCAGAAGCCAAAACCAAATGATCGGTTCTTTTTTCTTTGGCACGTTCAATTGCTTCTTGAGCCGCCCATATTCTATTAGTTTGTCCCGAACCAATACCCAGGGCTTGGAAATCAGAAGCAACC is a window from the Apibacter sp. B3706 genome containing:
- a CDS encoding TonB-dependent receptor plug domain-containing protein, whose translation is MKKYISMFLLVYGLLAVAQHKTLKGRILTTLENGENIPVRGADVNWKEHPIMKTVTDSLGNFELMYHDGLYTIEAAKDGFISQEIKIDDVDHPLDIFLEPKPSSSEKVLDEVVVRQRAKAVSIKANSAALTYTINKTELLKAACCNLAESFETNPTVDISTTNAVTGSKQIKMLGLDQKYTSLTVDNMPEVRGLSTASGINFIPGTWINSIQLTKGGSTVTNGYEAITGQINTELMKYKDKNFTTINFFANQNARLEFNVVNASSISNNWSNTTLTHLSGRFAKEDMNHDGYLDSPLSKQLNVMDIIHYDGIKKNGWGSQIGIQALYDKQIGGQKKFRESTDRLTQNHYGLGIENTHFEIWNKTGFVFLTKPYQSIGLQTKFIHHTIDSYFGQRVYNGNENSFFTNLLFESIIGNTNHKYTLGASYLHDAFNEDFENSNYKRTENVPGIFAEYTTTAIKNVTLVLGARTDFHNLAGNQVLPRINIKYSFLPKTTLRLAAGKGMRTANIFSENMQYFASSRKVHIQSNHGDIYGLKHEIAWNYGGSIIQDFKIGAIKNTFTIDFYRTDFKKQVLIDLDRSSQALWFYNLDGKSFSNTFQAVWDIIPISNLELHFAYKWYDIKADYLDGRRQVPFTSKNRGLFSISYSTLETENKSKWALDFTLQYIGKQRLPDTSKNPIEYQRKSFSPNYTLMNAQLSRYFTDKFRSYLGVENLGGYKQKNPIINPENPFGSYFDTSLIYAPIVSSMFYLGFDFKL
- a CDS encoding RNA recognition motif domain-containing protein; its protein translation is MNIFISNLNYRLTNEDLHDLFSEYGEVESAKIIQDRETGRSRGFGFVEMADAEAKTAIQELNQKEFDGKVINVSEARPRDEKPRNNFRRSY
- the gcvH gene encoding glycine cleavage system protein GcvH; protein product: MKTPSDLLYSSKHIWIKIEGNTALIGITDYAQQQLGDIIYIDVNSIGNQLKLDEIFGTVEAIKTVSDLLMPLDGKVLEMNLELENLPTLVNTDPYGKGWIIKVQIQNNTLLDQLLNAEDYKKLLT
- a CDS encoding HYC_CC_PP family protein; amino-acid sequence: MKLIQSILLICLVLFANLNLFIYQNWCHGENIGYTINFKKFSNELKHSEKKDYPSFERDFCCKDVLIKSNENSFFSFDSNFQHLIFTVLGIIPNVNWNLFNWASSQQEGIAQLYCNPPPPVYQLYKFYCRYTYYG
- a CDS encoding VanZ family protein, which produces MTWLLLRAPQGNKNLLNYFPHFSDKLIHTLTFLGLAFLAKISFPKKNQLLIIGIGTLYGILIEFLQEYMKLGRTFEYSDMVADFIGCIIGYYMAKKMIEIL
- the sprA gene encoding cell surface protein SprA, whose amino-acid sequence is MLRYIRDYLLLATIFCLSGSVLFAQENDDEQVLQLDDPVKYEAYYDYKSGNYILYPKLGGVVVGTPITMTAEDYTKYVMQQKFDEYYKERSRLQDEIGRAKKEGREVEKKGFIPGITVKSKLFEQIFGGNKIELKPSGFASFDLGILHQKIDNPQILPQNRKNFTIDLRQRIQMSLIGNVGNNVHLGVNYDTQAGFNFENKLNLAWIPGSGSGANLPNGTSGGEDNIIKKIEFGNVNMPLSTSLITGAESLFGIKGEFQFGRTFLTTVFSEQQSEARNITVQGGGVINTFKIKAIDYDENQHYFLTHYFRNNYDKALENYPVIGSTINITKMEVWRIDLGNSNLQEQHPVIALRDLGESTTGQLPDNSNLNLYSTISNLSGIRDASTAYNSVNGVSLPVVPTSSSSATMKNYESGKEFVVHKRVKKLSESEYTYNPQLGYISLNQKLNNDQLLAVAFQYTDSKNPGKIYKVGEFSNEVTGVLILKLLKPNQIVSPESPMWDLMMKNIYSMDASQISPDGFMVNVMYQDASQGKINYLPDPNVRNLQLLQLLNWDRLNQNNDATGTGKGDGIFDFVEGITINSEKGKLIFTKVEPFGEFLKSKPVDEKFIFENLYKNLKGGNIVTSDPLANRYTIEGRFKGSIGNGISLGAFNVPRGSVKVTANGQTLNEGIDYVVDYQMGMVTIINETYKNSGVPINISLENQFAFNMQKKRFMGLNVEHKFSDEFIVGATFLNYKERPLTQKVQFGSEPVNNSMIGFNMMLNKEFPFLTKLTNWIPGIKTEAESNVSFKVEGAALLPGENKTINDNSYIDDFETTASKISLKEPGYWGIASKPEKGGFGNTYMNDIRNGDGRALISWYNIDPRFFGIGGGQPAGIDNNALSLHLQRRVKYQEIFTDRDYIAGEQLYMNTFDVSFYPKERGPYNFNTRNEDPESERWGGLMRPISVTNFAEANIEYLEFWMMDPYADSKTPGSNPLGNKPELILQLGNVSEDVLKDGFMQYENGITDDISQMTTTNIGKQPKNYPLVYAFDTEGEARRKQDVGYDGLTSFEEADYYKNKGYDIGSNANYVNPITGEVDPSADDYVFYLHGAWDSSNEKNSIIGRYKYYRNLEGNSPSNSMDASSASPDTEDLNKDFNLDETENYTQYRLSLLDSDLRNNQNPLVVDKKEVEVSLPNGKKGNTTWYLVRIPVSAYEFGSAEILNNVRYIRMLMKGFSNTATLRFATLDLVRSDWRKYEKNISSVSGESKQDTDEGNATLLPVSNVIISAVNLEENSTSRPPYVLPPGISREILGNTTGTQMQNESSLKLEIKDLKNSEPRGIYKNIALDMRRYKTLKMFVHAENMQDASSNIVDKEAKFFIRIGSDLSDNYYEYEFPLKYTPNTATSAIDIWPIENTIELKLKDLVAAKNEKDKNNLYNSTVRYRSYVTGSDDKIIYVKGRPSIGNVNSIMMGVRNTSSIDKHVVLWLDELRLSDIDNEGGYAANASINFNLADFAQVSASGTYQSVGFGAIDSKPSERSQDETKQYMVSAAVNVDRVLPDKWGMKIPVSISMSETFIDPKYNPLDNDVKLKNDPRKNELKKVVRSYSSQKNISISNLRKDRTTGKTPRFYDVENLSASFSYSTDYFRDIYTTYNIYQNLQAYIDYNFSPKGVYYQPFKKMRAVQDTSRFAKYLKWLKEVNFNPVPSRLSFKADIARTYNEFQYRDINAYLNNNPNSYTPIFANNFLFGWQYNIGFNLTRSLKLDFSSGTRTILDDIGNGVPDDGMIWNGLFTAGRPINFNQRFQLNYRVPIHLLPYLDFTSIEVGYTGQYDWQAGSNFQTSYDPANADPRKRSLGNTAQNAQTITVIGNVDFSKFYNYFSNYKKFEEKKRKRQREIDSLNRAYETNFALKKPKSFKKYTIKNKYKATDYLWMIASSFKRGQIQVNENKGTILPGFLPEPSFFGVGRYAGSTSGPTFGFLFGSQFDLRNKAVTEGWVSLNEYMTSPYVKTNNSQLSATLQLEPINHLQIDLNIMRNHQKTLSHSGFNSIDPLTGQIANTFVNRSAMFSSSIISFATAFKSGDYVYNKMISNSMILSQRVAAKQGQPLIDTNNDGYVDGYGLTNSEVLLPSFVSAFSGRSAGSQKLGYKRSMPVPNWKITYGGLKNIPFINYWFKEFRINHSYISNYTVNGVQTNPDYYLAQNDSTAPERDLNGNRYNYYTYGTVVMSEGFSPLAGVDVTMRNNIQIRIAYNKDRIYSLGLTNYTLQEDYGNEVVFGLGYIVKDVKLKLRYRGATKPVTGDLNIRGDVSIRDNKTTIRRLVELDSQVTGGQNLVSLKFSTDYNFTKNFNLKFFYEQMITKYKVSTAYPLSTIRAGLSATFTFGN